A single region of the Papilio machaon chromosome 13, ilPapMach1.1, whole genome shotgun sequence genome encodes:
- the LOC106709188 gene encoding putative inorganic phosphate cotransporter — translation MSEEGATTQDVKKPRSALGVRHAQCVMLFFALVLAFAMRVNMSMAIVAMTDKTKEDSFEWSMQTQSVILSSFFWGYVVLQIPAGELAARYGGMVLITACIAINSAVSLLIPIGSHYGGWQLVCVCRVVQGLLQGFLFPSMHNLIGKWVPLEEKSRLGTLIYAGAQFGTALQLMASGFVAEYWGWPAIFYMNGTLGAVWTVVYVFLGADSPQTSRMISAEERLYIQTSLGHVGGQKKLQTPWKKIWTSLSFISLIVVHCGQNWGFWTLMTEMPSYMSQVLGVDIKANGLMSALPYLAMYLCSFPLGFMSDYILKKKWLSITACRKLSNSIGLFGPAVALVGLSYVPAGKITLAVALLTIVVGLNAGHYTGFLIVHIDMAPNFAGTLMGITNCLANIISIIAPLAAGAILKDETDPNEWRKVFYVSSVIYIVANVFFIMFGTSERQEWNEPLEDSKVDSNVSDTSSENKTEKVV, via the exons ATGTCAGAAGAAGGTGCCACCACACAGGATGTTAAGAAACCCA GATCTGCACTGGGCGTGCGACACGCACAATGTGTGATGCTGTTCTTTGCGCTTGTGCTGGCGTTTGCGATGCGCGTCAACATGAGCATGGCCATCGTCGCTATGACTGACAAGACGAAGGAGGAC TCGTTCGAGTGGAGCATGCAGACACAGTCGGTGATTCTGTCGTCGTTCTTCTGGGGCTACGTGGTGCTGCAGATCCCGGCGGGTGAGCTGGCGGCACGCTACGGCGGCATGGTGCTCATCACCGCATGCATCGCCATCAATTCCGCCGTCTCTCTGCTGATCCCTATCGGATCCCACTAT GGCGGGTGGCAGCTGGTGTGCGTGTGTCGCGTGGTGCAGGGTCTCTTGCAGGGCTTCCTTTTCCCCTCCATGCACAACCTCATTGGCAAGTGGGTGCCGCTCGAGGAAAAGAGCCGCCTCGGAACATTGATTTATGCCG GTGCTCAGTTCGGCACAGCACTGCAGTTGATGGCGTCGGGCTTCGTCGCAGAGTATTGGGGCTGGCCGGCCATCTTTTACATGAATGGTACCCTGGGCGCCGTGTGGACCGTTGTCTACGTTTTCCTCGGCGCTGATTCCCCGCAGACCTCGAGGATGATTAGTGCCGAGGAGCGACTCTACATACAGACATCTTTAGGACATGTCGGTGGTCAGAAG AAACTGCAAACTCCATGGAAGAAAATCTGGACGTCGCTATCTTTTATCTCCCTGATCGTGGTCCACTGCGGCCAGAACTGGGGCTTCTGGACCCTGATGACGGAGATGCCCTCTTACATGAGCCAGGTGCTGGGAGTGGACATCAAGGCG AACGGTTTGATGTCGGCACTGCCCTACCTGGCTATGTATCTGTGCAGCTTCCCGCTGGGCTTCATGTCCGACTACATCCTAAAGAAGAAGTGGCTCAGCATCACTGCTTGTAGAAAACTTTCCAACTCTATTG GTCTGTTCGGTCCCGCGGTGGCGCTGGTGGGTTTGTCGTACGTACCGGCGGGCAAAATCACGCTCGCAGTGGCGCTGCTCACCATCGTCGTGGGTCTCAACGCCGGACACTACACCGGATTCCTG ATTGTACACATCGACATGGCGCCGAACTTTGCGGGCACTCTGATGGGCATCACCAACTGTCTAGCCAACATCATCTCCATCATCGCGCCGCTCGCCGCCGGCGCTATACTCAAGGATGAG ACGGATCCCAATGAATGGCGAAAAGTGTTCTACGTGTCGTCTGTCATCTACATCGTAGCCAACGTCTTCTTCATCATGTTCGGCACCAGTGAACGGCAGGAATGGAACGAGCCCCTCGAAGACTCAAAAGTCGATTCCAATg TTTCAGATACGAGTTcggaaaataaaacagagaaGGTTGTTTGA